From the Tenacibaculum dicentrarchi genome, the window TGCTGCTTGTTCTAAATCTGAAAACTTACCTTTAACGGCATCAAAATTAATTGCATACCAAGCAAAAGCACTACCACCCATAGTGTAAGGAGCTTGTGCGCTAATAATTAGTATATTTTCAGGTAATTCTTGTGCAAATGAAAATAAATCTTCTTCATTACTACCATATCCGTGTAATAAAATTAATAATGGCGGATTAGTAGTTGCCTGTTTAGGCTCTCTTACAATATAATTTAACATCTAAATAAATGTGTTTTAATAAACAAACATGTAAATAAATTAATTATTTACATGTTTGTTATATATTTATGTTTAAATATTCTTAAACCAGTCTTGAAATTGATCTCCTAAAAGAGGGATTTTTTCTTCTTCTCCTTTTAATGCTCCGATAAGTCCAATTATCCAAAAGATAAATAAAATTATATTAATAATTATTGCAATAAAAAAACTTATATAAGTCATAACAACCCAACCACTCAAAATATACAAAGCATTTAAGCCAAGCGTTTGTCTGATATGAAAACTTGTAAAAGGATTCTTTTTATCTTTATTTAATATTAACGCTATAATTGTTCCTATAATAGTAAAATAACTAATTATAGCATTTGTTTTTCCTTCATTTACAGTGTAGTTTTCCATAGTTATATATTTAAAATTAATTGTTTATTATTGTAAATACCATAGACTTTTCCTTTGATTTCTTTTTCTAAGAAAATACTATTTTTTGAAGTTGATAAAATATCTTTTTCAGTAAAAACAGATGTTCCTTCAGGGTTAAAAATAGATAAATTAGCAATTTCATTTTCTTTGATACTTGTTTTTTGAAGTCCAAAACGTTCTTTCGGATTATCAGATAAACAAGTTACAATAGTTTCTAAATCTAATACTGAGTTTAAAACTCCAAAAGCAGTTTCTAAACCAATAGTTCCATCTTTTGCTGTAGAAAATTCTACTTTTTTATGTTCAATATCAATCGGATTATGGTCTGATGTAATTATATCAATAGTTCCATTTTTAACACCTTCTAATAATGCGTTAATATCATCCGAAGTTCTTAAAGGTGGATTTACTTTTTTATTTCCATCAAATTGATGCAATTCATCATCTGTTAAAAATAAATTATGAACTGCTACACTACAAGTAACATTTAAGCCTTTTTCTTTAGCTTCTTTAATTAATTGTACTGATTTTTTAGTTGAAATGGTTGGAATATGTAATTTTCCGCCTGTATATTCTAATAAAAATAAATCACGAGAAATTTGTAATTCTTCCGCTAAAGCAGGAATTCCTTTTAAACCTAAAAGTGTGCTGTTTTTACCTTCGTGTGCTACACCTTCTCCTGCAATTGCCTTATTTTTAGGGAAACTAAGTGCTAATCCGTTAAAGTTTTGTGTATAAAGTAATGCTATTTTTAATAAATTATCATTCACTATTGGTTTTTTATAATCACCAAAAGCAATTGCACCAGATTGTTGCATGTCGTATAATTCCGCCATTTCAACACCTTTACTTTGTTGAGTTAATGTACCAATAGGATGTAGGTTTGTGGCAAATCCGTTGGCTCTATAAATTAGAAATTCAACAGCTGCTTTGTTATCAATAACAGGATTTGTATTTGGGTTTACGGCAATATCTGTAAATCCGCTTTTACCAGCTACTTGTAAACCATTTTTAATAGTTTCACGTTCTTCATATCCAGGTTCACCTAAAGAAACACTGGTGTCAAACCAACCTGTAGAAACATGTAAATTATCAAGTTTTATAATTTGATATTCTTCTTTATCGGTAATATTACTATCAATTTTAGTAATAATTCCATCAGTAATTAAAATATCTTTAGTTTGTTGGTGGTAAGGGCTATGCGCATCAATAATAGTTGCCGATTTTAATAGCGTTGTCATGGTTTAAAGAATTTTAAGATCAAAATTTCAATAAACAAAGATACAATTGCTACAACTAAAAACCATTTCCAAAGCCATTGAATTTTGTATTCGTTGTTACTATTTATTAACGTTTGCTTTACTGAGGTAGAAATTTTTTGATTTTCAGTAGTTGTGAAATCTAAAAAGTTTAACAAACTTTCTTTCTTCGGATAATTAAAAGCAATGTTTTTTAAAACAGATTCTTGTTGTTTTATTTGATAAAATCCAGCTATTAATGGCTGATTATTTGTCGTGATTTTTATACTATTTTGAAGCGTTTGTTGTAGTGGAATAAACGAAGTTTTATTGTTCGAAATAGATACTATTTCATTTTTAGAAATAAATTCATCAATAGCAATATTATTTTGTTTATCAGTAGTATAATATTCTTTAGATAGTTGTAAACTTTGTTTTCCGATTGTATAAAAAACAGGAACAATTAAAGGCGAATTTATAAAATTACTATCTTCTTTATTTAGCGGAGATGCTAAAAAATATACTTTTGAATTCACCTTGTTTATTTGTTGTATAAATGGTTTTTTGTTTTCAAAAGAAACAATAGTATTGGTATTTTTAAAAGTAGTATTATAAGCTGTTTTTACAAAAGGATATTGAAAATTACGCACTTTTTTCTCAAATACATTTTTAAATAATGGATGTTTGTAATTAATATCTGTAATTTTTAAGCTATCATTTTTTTGATTGTCATTTAATGGCTTGATATTTCCTATTTCAAGTCGATTTAATAAACTATTATAAGACAGAATTTTTGCGTTTTTAGATGGAATAATAACTAAATTCCCTCCTTTATTTGAATAGTCAACTAAGTTTTTAATAAGTGTTTCTGATAAATTATCAATTTCATTTAAAACAATAAGATGTTGTTTCGGAATTAAATTATAATTTAAATTTTGTGTATTTAAAGCTTTAAAATCAAATTCATCATCACTATAAATTCGTTTTAAAAAGTTAGCATTTTTACCAATAGATAAAATTTTAATTTTAGAATTGGTATTAATTGCGAAATAAAACGAATTATCAAAAGAGTAGGTATCTTTAAAATTTAATTCAATTTTACCTAAAAAATCGGAAGTATTAACAATAGAAAAAGCAACTTTTTTAGTTTCATTTTCTTTAATAGAAAACAGCTGTTTATTTATTAATTTTTTGTTGTTATAAATAGCAATAGGAACTTCTTTTTTTGAATTTCCTTGATTTTTAACAACAATTTGTACCTCTAAATTTTTCGATATAGTTGTGTTTACAAAAACACTATCAATAGATAAATTATTTTTTTCTTGCGGATTTAATTTTACGAAAGAAGTATTTTTAGGTAACTGATTAAGTGCTGTATTTTTTACATTCTGAAAATCAGAAATAATAATATTTTTAGTGTTTTTATTTTTTAGTTGTTCACTCGAAATTTTTAATAATACAGTTTCTAAAGCTATTTTTTTGGCGGTATTTTTAACTTCTAATAAAATATTTTTTAATTCCGTAGCTGTTTTATTTTGCTGATAAGCATCATTTGTAAGTAAAGAATATATCGCTTTTTCTGAAGTATTTTCAATAATTTCTTGAGCTGAAATTTGTAATAAATCACCTTTTTCACCTGCTGTATTTGTACTTAATGAATTATCTAAATAAATAAAAAAATGTTGTTGTTCATCACTTTTATGATTGCTAAAATAAGGTTGTGCAAAAGCTAAAATTAAAGCAGTAAATAATAGTAAACGAGTAGCTAAAATCAGCCATTTTTTTATGCGTGAACTTTTTCGGGTTTGTGTTACTAATTTTTTTAAAATAGCAACATTGGTAAACGTAACTTTTTCAAAACGTTGTAATTGAAATAAGTGAATTAATATCGGAATCAGTAAAAAAAATAAGAAGTATAAAGTTTCAGGATGTTTAAATTGCATATTTTTTTACTGTTAAGTGTATTTTTTTAATGAATATTTTTTATTAAAAACAATAAGATTAATTTGAAGCAATTTCCCGCTTTCCGCACTCGCTCTTTTTTTGAAGAAAAATCAAAAAAAGGAGCTCAAACAGATGCTTCAATCGGGGCTAGGCATTTTTACAAATAATTAAATTACAGTATAAGAATCTAAATTCATTGTAAAAATAACAAAATCTCTGATTTAAAAAATAATGTCGTTAAAAATCTGTTAGATTATTGTTTTGTTTTCGACTTAGCATCAAATTTTAGTATTTTTGAACCATGATTATAAATGATAATGATTGTAAACTTCAAGAAAAAATAAGTAAATGAAAGTAACACATATTCCTTTTAAAAAGACTGGTTTTTTCTCTAAAACAATGTTAGATTACTTAGAGCAATCTTCAGAAATAAAACCTTTTTATGCTAATTTTTCATCTTCAGAAGGATTTAAAAATCAAATAAAAACTAAAAAAGCTAGTTTTTCAATAAAACAAAGAAAAACGCTTGTTAAAGTTTTAGAAAAACAATATTTAAAAGTAACAACAACACCAAGTACAGTTCAAAATATTGCTAGTTTATCTTTAGAAAATACCTTTACAATAACCACAGGACATCAGTTAAATTTACTTACAGGACCGTTATATTTTTTATATAAAATAATTTCTGTTATTAATTTATGTGAAGATTTAAAGGCTAAAAATCCGAAAGAAAATTTTGTTCCTATTTATTGGATGGCAACAGAAGACCATGATTTTGATGAAATTAATTACTTCAATTTTAAACGTAAAAAAGTACAATGGAATTCTACGCAAACAGGTGGAGTAGGACGTTTTTCAACCGAAGGATTAGCAGATGTTTTAGAGGTTTTATCGAATCATTTAGGAACATCAAAAAATGCAGAATATCTAAAGAAATTATTTGAAGAAGCATATATAAAGTGTGCTAACTTAGCCGATGCAACTCGTTATATTGCCAATGAATTATTTGGTGAATATGGTTTGGTAATTATTGATGCAGATGAACGAGAATTAAAACGTGCGTTTATTCCGTTTATAGAAACAGAATTAAAAAATCAAACATCGTATAAAAAAGTTACAGAAACGATTAAATCTTTAGGTGAAAATTATAAAATTCAAGTAAATCCGAGAGAAATTAATTTGTTTTATTTAACAGATAAAATTCGAGAGCGTATTGTTTTTGAAAATGATATTTATAAGGTAAATAACACAAATATTTCTTGGAATTTAGATGAATTATTAAAAGAAGTTCATGAATTCCCAGAACGATTTTCGCCAAATGTAATTATGCGTCCGTTGTATCAAGAAGTAATTTTGCCGAATCTTTGCTATGTTGGTGGAGGTGGAGAATTAGCGTATTGGTTACAGTTAAAAAGTTATTTTGAAGTAGTTGAAGTGCCTTTTCCGATTTTGTTATTACGAAATTCGGCACAAATAATTTCTGAAAAACAAGCTGGTAAATTAGATAAATTATCAATTTCATTAGAAGAGATTTTTTTGAAACAAAATATCTTACTTAAAAATAAAATATTAGAAGTATCCGAAGAAAAAATAGATTTCACTACTCAAAAAGAGTTTTTAAAAGAACAATTTGTTAGTTTAAAATCCTTTGCCGAAAAAACAGATATATCATTTGTAGGAGCTGTAAATGCACAAGAAAAAAAACAATTAAAAGGATTAGATAATTTAGAAAAACGTTGGTTACGAGCAGAAAAACGGAATCATAAAAACTTGGTAGATAGAATTATATTATTACAAAATGAAATACTACCAAATGGAAGTTTAGAAGAGCGTCAGCGTAATTTTTCTGAATATTATTTATCCTATGGAAATACTTTAATAAAAGAGTTAAAAAAAGGCTTAAAACCTTTACAATTAGAATTTACAGTACTGATATTTTAAATGGAAAATAAAAAAGGATTACACGAAAATAACAAGCACAAAAACGGATACGATTTTAAATTTTTAAAAGAAAAGTATCCTCAAATATCAGCCTTTGTTATTGAAAAATTTGATAAAGAAACTATTGATTTTTCAGACCCTGTTGCTGTTAAAGAATTTAATAAAGCATTGTTATTTGCTTATTATAATATTAAAGATTGGAATTTTCCTGATGAAAATTTATGTCCTCCAATTCCGGGTAGAGTAGATTATATTCATCATTTAGCCGATTTAATTGCTGATGAAAAAGAAGTAAATGTGTTAGATATTGGTACAGGTGCAAGTTGTGTGTATCCATTATTAGGAGCATCGGTTTATAACTGGAATTTTGTAGCAACTGATATAGATTTAGATTCATTAGATTATTCACAAGATATTATTGATGATAATAATTTAGGTGCTAAAATTAAATTACGCCAACAATTTGATGAGTTAAATGTTTTAAAAGGAATAACAGAAGAAAATGATGCTTTTACTTTAACAATGTGTAACCCTCCGTTTTATAAATCGGAAGAAGAAGCAAGAGGTGCAAATAGAAGAAAATCGAGAAATTTAGGAAATAATACAGTTCGTAATTTTGCAGGAAACTCAAATGAATTATGGTATTTAGGAGGTGAAAAAGCTTTTTTACATACCTATTTATACGAAAGTTCATTACAACCAGAATTGAGTAAATGGTTTACTAGTTTAGTATCAAAAAAAGAGAATGTAAAAAGTTTGCAAGATTCTGCTAAAAAACTAAAAGTAAAAGAATTTAAAGTAATACCGATGAGTCAAGGAAATAAAGTCACACGTATTGTTTGTTGGCGATTTTAATAAAAAATAAATAAAACTAAAAATCTCAGATAAATTAATTTATCTGAGATTTTTTTTTGATAACGTCATGCTGAATTTATTTCAGCATCGCATCAATAGGAGAACTACGGCAAATCAGGATGCGAACCTGAAATAAATTCAGGTTGACGGATTCGAATTTTTATTTTTCTGTGATAAATTTTTTCAGATGAAATTTAAACAGTCTCTTAAATTTTAATATTTTCTAAAAAAGTACTTGTATTTGGGCCTTCCATAAAAAGTAAATCTAAGATAGATAAATTAGGAATAAATCCGTGTTTATCATCAAACATTTGAATATAAGTATCCATTTCAATTGTAACACCTTTTTTAGCAATTGCCAAATTTCGATAGTCAGGTATATTTGGAGTTACTTCGTAAACTTCGGTTTTTGTAAACGATTCCGTAATCTGTAAAGCATCAGTAATAAATAAATGCGTATCAATATTTACATCTTGTAAATACGTATATTTTTTATGAAATATTTTAGCAATATCATCTTCAAAAAACTCAAAAAATGGCGATGATTTATAAGCAGATTGTAATGATTTAAAATGTTGTTGTTGCCATTGAATTTCATTATCAACCAAAGTATCTTTACTTTTTTTTCTATTTTCTGTAATTAAATGTTTTACAGGAATATTTAAAGATAATTTTCCGTTCGCACCATAAATATAACATCGGTTTCGGTAGGTTTGTTTTTGATAATTATCATCAAATTCAAAAACTACCGAATCGGCGTTATAAATTTTTGCGTATTGCGAAATAGGTGCAAAATATGTGGGTATAAAAAGTGACATTATGATTTCTTTTTACCTTTTTTAAAACTATAAAGCGTATAACCTGCAATAAGTATTATAACCAACCATAAATAAGAAGTAGGTTTTCCGCTACCTCCAACAGTTGTAAACATTCTATCCCAACGAATAGAGTTTATTTTAGAAGCAAAATCAGGTGCATTAGGATTCCAACTTAACCAAATCATTACAGGTTTACCAACTACATGGTCAAAAGGAACATATCCCCAATTTCTTGCATCTAGTGAGTTTTGACGGTTATCTCCCATCATCCAGTAATAATCCTGCTTAAAAGTATAACTTTCTGCTTTTTTTCCGTTGATATAAATAGCATCACCAAAAATGGTTAAATCGTTATTTTCATATCTTCGGATAATTTGTTCGTAAAAACAAATAGTATCTTCATTTAAGGCAACTGTACTTCCTGCTTTTGGAATATAAAGAGGACCGAAATTATCAGAAGACCAAGCATATTTAGGGTTATGAGGAAAAACAGAAGCGTCATATGTTCCGCTAGGTTTTAAATATTTTGTAACGCTTTTTACAATAGTGTTTTTTCTTAAATTAGTAGCTTCATCATCAGTTAAATTAAAATAATAAATGCCATCGTTAGACATTTTTCCTTCACCATTGATATTAAATTCGTTGATGGTTTCCATTGATAATTTTTTACCTTGGGTATCCACTTTAAAATACCATTGTGGTTTTGCTCTATCTGGTAAAATTGTTTTTTTTCCGTTGATAAATACGTAACCATCACGAACTTCTAATGTATCGCCAGCAATACCAGTGGCTCTTTTTACGTAATTCGTTTTTTTATCAATAGGTTTATAAGTTGCCACGCCCGATTTATCGCCCCACATCGTTTTTAAACTATCGGCAGGCCAACTAAACACAACAATATCGTTGCGTTTAATTTTTTGAAAACCTGGGATTCTCATGTAAGGTAACGATGCTTTATTTAAAAATCCATCTTTATTTTTATCATCAGAAATAAAAGATTTTACACCTAAAAGAGGAAGCGTATCATGTGCCATTGGTGCGGCAATTGTACTACTAGGGATACGGGCTCCGTAGTGGAATTTACTAACAAATAAGTAATCACCAACTAATAATGTTTTTTCTAAAGATGAGGTTGGAATTGTATAAGGTTGCATAAAATAAGTATGCACCAAAGTAGCGGCAATAATAGCAAATACGATAGAACTTACCCATTCTCCTAAAGCAGAATTTGGTTGTAAACTTCTGTTTTCAATATAAGATGTATCGGTTAAATAATTGATATAATAAATATAAAATCCTAAGGTAAAAACGGCTAATAATGTATCTGTTTTTTTATTAAAACCGAAACTTCTACAAGTTTCTATCCAAAGAATAGGAAACATTAAAAGGTTTATAACAGGGATAAATAATAAAATTACCCACCATTTCGGGCGGTTAATTATTTGCATTAAAACAATTGCGTTATAAATAGGTAAGGCAGCTTCCCAAGCTTTTCTACCAGCTTTAACGTACAGTTTCCAAGTTCCTAAAAAGTGGATTGCTTGAAGTATTAAAAAGAATAAAAACCATTCTGAAAATGTCATAATCTAGCTATTTTTTTGTTCCTATATTAGGAATCTAATTCAATGTTATTAGTGCGCTTTATTAGGTATTTGTTACGTAATTAACCTAAGTTTAACACATCTCTCATAGAGTGAACCCCTTTTTTATCAACTAACCATTCAGCTGCAACAACAGCACCTAAAGCAAACCCTTGTCTGTTATGAGCGGTGTGTTTTATAGCAATAGAATCAACAATAGAATCATACGTTGTGGTGTGTGTTCCTGGTACTTTTGGAGTTCTGATAGCGGTAATAGGAATATTTTCTTCGGATGTTTTAGCATCTAATTCCCAAGCTTTTTTAGTGCTGTTTTCGATAATTCCTTCAGCCAAAGTAATTGCTGTTCCGCTTGGAGCATCTAATTTTTTTGTATGATGAATCTCTTCAATAGAAATAGTATATTCATCTAAAGTACTCATCATTTTAGCAAGTTGTTTGTTTAGTTCAAAAAACACATTTACACCCAAACTAA encodes:
- a CDS encoding BatA domain-containing protein, translating into MQFKHPETLYFLFFLLIPILIHLFQLQRFEKVTFTNVAILKKLVTQTRKSSRIKKWLILATRLLLFTALILAFAQPYFSNHKSDEQQHFFIYLDNSLSTNTAGEKGDLLQISAQEIIENTSEKAIYSLLTNDAYQQNKTATELKNILLEVKNTAKKIALETVLLKISSEQLKNKNTKNIIISDFQNVKNTALNQLPKNTSFVKLNPQEKNNLSIDSVFVNTTISKNLEVQIVVKNQGNSKKEVPIAIYNNKKLINKQLFSIKENETKKVAFSIVNTSDFLGKIELNFKDTYSFDNSFYFAINTNSKIKILSIGKNANFLKRIYSDDEFDFKALNTQNLNYNLIPKQHLIVLNEIDNLSETLIKNLVDYSNKGGNLVIIPSKNAKILSYNSLLNRLEIGNIKPLNDNQKNDSLKITDINYKHPLFKNVFEKKVRNFQYPFVKTAYNTTFKNTNTIVSFENKKPFIQQINKVNSKVYFLASPLNKEDSNFINSPLIVPVFYTIGKQSLQLSKEYYTTDKQNNIAIDEFISKNEIVSISNNKTSFIPLQQTLQNSIKITTNNQPLIAGFYQIKQQESVLKNIAFNYPKKESLLNFLDFTTTENQKISTSVKQTLINSNNEYKIQWLWKWFLVVAIVSLFIEILILKFFKP
- a CDS encoding WbqC family protein; translated protein: MSLFIPTYFAPISQYAKIYNADSVVFEFDDNYQKQTYRNRCYIYGANGKLSLNIPVKHLITENRKKSKDTLVDNEIQWQQQHFKSLQSAYKSSPFFEFFEDDIAKIFHKKYTYLQDVNIDTHLFITDALQITESFTKTEVYEVTPNIPDYRNLAIAKKGVTIEMDTYIQMFDDKHGFIPNLSILDLLFMEGPNTSTFLENIKI
- a CDS encoding dihydroorotase, which gives rise to MTTLLKSATIIDAHSPYHQQTKDILITDGIITKIDSNITDKEEYQIIKLDNLHVSTGWFDTSVSLGEPGYEERETIKNGLQVAGKSGFTDIAVNPNTNPVIDNKAAVEFLIYRANGFATNLHPIGTLTQQSKGVEMAELYDMQQSGAIAFGDYKKPIVNDNLLKIALLYTQNFNGLALSFPKNKAIAGEGVAHEGKNSTLLGLKGIPALAEELQISRDLFLLEYTGGKLHIPTISTKKSVQLIKEAKEKGLNVTCSVAVHNLFLTDDELHQFDGNKKVNPPLRTSDDINALLEGVKNGTIDIITSDHNPIDIEHKKVEFSTAKDGTIGLETAFGVLNSVLDLETIVTCLSDNPKERFGLQKTSIKENEIANLSIFNPEGTSVFTEKDILSTSKNSIFLEKEIKGKVYGIYNNKQLILNI
- the bshC gene encoding bacillithiol biosynthesis cysteine-adding enzyme BshC, with protein sequence MKVTHIPFKKTGFFSKTMLDYLEQSSEIKPFYANFSSSEGFKNQIKTKKASFSIKQRKTLVKVLEKQYLKVTTTPSTVQNIASLSLENTFTITTGHQLNLLTGPLYFLYKIISVINLCEDLKAKNPKENFVPIYWMATEDHDFDEINYFNFKRKKVQWNSTQTGGVGRFSTEGLADVLEVLSNHLGTSKNAEYLKKLFEEAYIKCANLADATRYIANELFGEYGLVIIDADERELKRAFIPFIETELKNQTSYKKVTETIKSLGENYKIQVNPREINLFYLTDKIRERIVFENDIYKVNNTNISWNLDELLKEVHEFPERFSPNVIMRPLYQEVILPNLCYVGGGGELAYWLQLKSYFEVVEVPFPILLLRNSAQIISEKQAGKLDKLSISLEEIFLKQNILLKNKILEVSEEKIDFTTQKEFLKEQFVSLKSFAEKTDISFVGAVNAQEKKQLKGLDNLEKRWLRAEKRNHKNLVDRIILLQNEILPNGSLEERQRNFSEYYLSYGNTLIKELKKGLKPLQLEFTVLIF
- the rlmF gene encoding 23S rRNA (adenine(1618)-N(6))-methyltransferase RlmF: MENKKGLHENNKHKNGYDFKFLKEKYPQISAFVIEKFDKETIDFSDPVAVKEFNKALLFAYYNIKDWNFPDENLCPPIPGRVDYIHHLADLIADEKEVNVLDIGTGASCVYPLLGASVYNWNFVATDIDLDSLDYSQDIIDDNNLGAKIKLRQQFDELNVLKGITEENDAFTLTMCNPPFYKSEEEARGANRRKSRNLGNNTVRNFAGNSNELWYLGGEKAFLHTYLYESSLQPELSKWFTSLVSKKENVKSLQDSAKKLKVKEFKVIPMSQGNKVTRIVCWRF
- the lepB gene encoding signal peptidase I; translated protein: MTFSEWFLFFLILQAIHFLGTWKLYVKAGRKAWEAALPIYNAIVLMQIINRPKWWVILLFIPVINLLMFPILWIETCRSFGFNKKTDTLLAVFTLGFYIYYINYLTDTSYIENRSLQPNSALGEWVSSIVFAIIAATLVHTYFMQPYTIPTSSLEKTLLVGDYLFVSKFHYGARIPSSTIAAPMAHDTLPLLGVKSFISDDKNKDGFLNKASLPYMRIPGFQKIKRNDIVVFSWPADSLKTMWGDKSGVATYKPIDKKTNYVKRATGIAGDTLEVRDGYVFINGKKTILPDRAKPQWYFKVDTQGKKLSMETINEFNINGEGKMSNDGIYYFNLTDDEATNLRKNTIVKSVTKYLKPSGTYDASVFPHNPKYAWSSDNFGPLYIPKAGSTVALNEDTICFYEQIIRRYENNDLTIFGDAIYINGKKAESYTFKQDYYWMMGDNRQNSLDARNWGYVPFDHVVGKPVMIWLSWNPNAPDFASKINSIRWDRMFTTVGGSGKPTSYLWLVIILIAGYTLYSFKKGKKKS
- a CDS encoding DUF4870 domain-containing protein; this encodes MENYTVNEGKTNAIISYFTIIGTIIALILNKDKKNPFTSFHIRQTLGLNALYILSGWVVMTYISFFIAIIINIILFIFWIIGLIGALKGEEEKIPLLGDQFQDWFKNI
- the dapB gene encoding 4-hydroxy-tetrahydrodipicolinate reductase, which encodes MKIALLGYGRMGKEIEKIALQRGHQIIIKDTGKTTYDITKADVAIDFSIPDAAFNNISHCINNQTPVISGTTGWLDKYQEIVDLCNQKQGAFIYASNFSLGVNVFFELNKQLAKMMSTLDEYTISIEEIHHTKKLDAPSGTAITLAEGIIENSTKKAWELDAKTSEENIPITAIRTPKVPGTHTTTYDSIVDSIAIKHTAHNRQGFALGAVVAAEWLVDKKGVHSMRDVLNLG